One stretch of Pseudobdellovibrionaceae bacterium DNA includes these proteins:
- a CDS encoding alpha/beta hydrolase fold domain-containing protein → MVLLALLLALWSGLNWFDFDIVLLWQFSVLSREFGHWLFFVALLVAVYVWRRRFYYPRAKRRAVFILTAIAACSFIRPVYLASRYDAEYTAEVAKLGYAVEGHSLFSIPALWEMAWLKETSCRRIEYTGPDGHALHADFYPVVRKDVTKPPLVVVVHGGGWEGGNTQQLPALNWELAHAGFAVASLSYRFSPATVWPGQMEDIVAGINVLRGRADELGFDPDRLLILGRSAGAQIAGVVAYTRTELPIKGYVDFYGPTDLDFGFEVTVEGDIIDSRNILRRLLSGDPDSSVEMYRTSSVIASAAIRPVPSLLLYGEGDRLVWHKHGERLRRRLIQSGTPVALIDLKWGTHGFDFNPNGPGGQISRNAVITFVRGVLK, encoded by the coding sequence ATGGTTCTTCTCGCTTTGCTTCTGGCGCTGTGGTCGGGATTGAACTGGTTCGATTTCGACATCGTTTTATTGTGGCAATTTTCGGTTTTGTCGCGCGAGTTCGGGCACTGGCTTTTCTTCGTCGCGCTTTTGGTGGCCGTCTACGTTTGGCGTCGCCGTTTTTATTATCCCCGCGCGAAACGTCGCGCGGTTTTTATACTGACCGCGATCGCCGCATGCAGTTTCATTCGTCCGGTCTATCTGGCCAGTCGCTACGACGCCGAATACACGGCCGAGGTGGCGAAGTTGGGCTACGCCGTCGAAGGTCATTCGCTCTTCTCGATTCCCGCGTTGTGGGAAATGGCGTGGTTGAAAGAGACCTCTTGCCGGCGCATCGAGTACACCGGACCGGACGGGCATGCCCTGCACGCGGACTTCTATCCGGTCGTGCGGAAAGATGTGACGAAACCTCCGCTCGTGGTGGTCGTTCATGGCGGCGGTTGGGAGGGGGGCAACACCCAACAATTGCCCGCTCTGAATTGGGAGTTGGCCCACGCGGGATTCGCCGTCGCTTCGTTGAGTTATCGTTTTTCGCCGGCGACGGTCTGGCCCGGACAGATGGAAGACATCGTCGCGGGGATCAATGTTCTACGCGGCCGCGCGGATGAGCTCGGCTTCGATCCGGATCGATTGTTGATCTTGGGACGCTCCGCGGGCGCGCAGATCGCGGGCGTCGTCGCTTACACGCGGACCGAATTGCCGATCAAAGGTTATGTCGATTTCTACGGACCGACGGATCTGGATTTCGGTTTTGAGGTGACCGTCGAGGGCGACATCATCGATTCGCGCAACATCTTGCGCCGGCTTCTAAGTGGAGATCCGGATTCATCCGTCGAGATGTACCGCACTTCATCGGTGATCGCCTCGGCGGCGATTCGCCCCGTTCCGAGTCTGCTTTTGTACGGTGAAGGTGATCGCCTCGTTTGGCACAAACACGGTGAGCGTTTGCGGCGTCGATTGATTCAAAGTGGAACGCCGGTCGCGCTCATCGACTTGAAGTGGGGAACGCACGGGTTTGATTTCAACCCCAATGGACCCGGGGGGCAGATCAGCCGCAATGCCGTCATCACTTTCGTCCGCGGTGTCTTGAAGTAG
- a CDS encoding nitroreductase family protein — protein MNKDEFYSLIRSRKSIRKYKPEMPPREVLERILEAATHAPSGKNRQNWRFFVVTGEKRDAYLKYSQKSWLGIQPVLKQRLKPSLYEFTERFFYTLGEAPVIIFCYSSNTPDERYHTSIGSVYMAVENINLAVQVEGLGCCTMGAPLEIKDEVDEFLGVKSWPEYQRGELELLCAVTLGYPDHEPPKAARQTEGRVTWMDR, from the coding sequence ATGAACAAAGATGAATTTTACTCGCTGATCCGATCGCGCAAATCCATCCGTAAGTACAAGCCCGAGATGCCGCCGCGAGAGGTTCTGGAGCGCATTCTGGAAGCCGCGACCCATGCGCCCAGCGGGAAAAACCGGCAGAACTGGCGTTTCTTCGTCGTCACCGGGGAAAAGCGCGACGCTTATCTCAAGTACTCGCAAAAAAGCTGGCTGGGAATTCAGCCGGTTCTCAAACAGCGTTTGAAGCCCTCGCTTTACGAGTTCACCGAAAGATTTTTCTATACGCTGGGCGAGGCGCCGGTGATCATCTTTTGTTATTCTTCGAACACGCCGGACGAGCGTTATCACACGAGCATCGGTTCGGTGTATATGGCGGTGGAAAACATCAATCTGGCCGTGCAGGTTGAGGGATTGGGTTGTTGCACAATGGGCGCGCCGCTTGAAATCAAAGACGAAGTCGACGAGTTTTTGGGAGTGAAATCTTGGCCCGAGTATCAGCGTGGCGAGTTGGAGCTGCTGTGCGCGGTGACGTTGGGGTATCCGGATCACGAACCCCCGAAAGCCGCTCGTCAAACGGAAGGTCGCGTGACCTGGATGGATCGCTAA
- the mltG gene encoding endolytic transglycosylase MltG — MKAAVWLSALLFMAALGGGGWYVWNGFVNSPATSLSTEVVYEVRPGLTLTRVAHDLEDKRIVRNADWFLLLARFRGQQNAMKVGEYLLTLNMKPTEVLEVITSGRSLGRNFTVSEGLNIFEIADIYGKAGFGSKAEFWKWVTDADFASSLVGERVTSLEGYLFPETYQITKYTDTKSVIRAMVARFLDTYMRDVQPIALDSGMTRHQIVTLASIIEKETGAPEERPRISSVFHNRLRKGMMLQTDPTVLYGKARAAGVFELSITRKDLTTPTEYNTYVIKGLPPGPIANPGRAALLAALRPESTDYLFFVSQNDGTHIFTKTYQEHFRAVQDFQVNRKAREGRSWRELGQKRTGENLQKSKD; from the coding sequence ATGAAGGCCGCGGTTTGGCTCTCGGCGCTGCTGTTCATGGCGGCGCTGGGAGGCGGCGGCTGGTACGTGTGGAACGGATTCGTGAATTCGCCCGCGACGAGCTTGTCCACCGAAGTCGTCTACGAAGTCCGGCCCGGTCTGACCCTGACCCGCGTGGCGCACGATCTCGAAGACAAACGTATCGTGCGGAACGCGGACTGGTTTCTGCTTTTGGCGCGCTTTCGCGGTCAACAGAACGCGATGAAGGTCGGCGAGTACCTGCTGACCCTCAACATGAAGCCCACCGAGGTTTTGGAGGTGATCACGTCGGGGCGTTCGCTCGGTCGCAATTTCACCGTTTCGGAAGGTTTGAACATTTTCGAGATCGCGGACATTTACGGCAAGGCGGGCTTCGGCTCGAAAGCGGAGTTTTGGAAATGGGTCACCGACGCGGATTTCGCATCGTCGCTCGTCGGCGAACGCGTGACCTCGCTGGAAGGTTACCTTTTTCCGGAGACCTACCAGATCACGAAGTACACCGACACGAAAAGCGTGATCCGCGCGATGGTCGCGCGCTTTCTGGACACCTACATGCGCGACGTGCAACCCATCGCTTTGGATTCGGGCATGACCCGCCACCAGATCGTGACCTTGGCGAGCATCATCGAAAAGGAAACGGGCGCGCCGGAAGAACGCCCCCGGATTTCGAGCGTTTTTCACAACCGGCTGCGCAAAGGGATGATGCTGCAAACGGATCCGACGGTGCTTTACGGAAAAGCCCGCGCGGCGGGAGTCTTCGAGCTTTCGATCACGCGCAAGGATCTGACGACACCGACCGAATACAATACCTACGTGATCAAGGGCTTGCCCCCGGGACCGATCGCGAATCCCGGTCGTGCGGCCTTGCTGGCGGCCTTGCGCCCCGAATCGACGGACTATCTTTTCTTCGTGAGCCAGAACGACGGCACGCACATTTTCACGAAGACGTACCAAGAGCACTTCCGCGCGGTGCAAGACTTCCAGGTCAATCGCAAGGCGCGCGAAGGGCGTAGCTGGCGGGAACTCGGCCAGAAGCGGACCGGCGAAAATCTGCAAAAATCGAAAGACTGA
- a CDS encoding succinylglutamate-semialdehyde dehydrogenase, producing the protein MSTERMTYLGDFIDGSFNPVKQAEGKIVDKSPADLNDIVIEVPYNADHVDAAVAAAKKAYLPWARLSMDERKNRLMKLKGVFEAHQDELAMAIARDTGKPLWESKTEVTACIGKIDITVNHSIKLVEAEHLPNALPGVEGVTRFKPRGVMAVIGPFNFPAHLPNGHIVPALLMGNTVVYKPSEQTPAVGQLYAKLFQLAEFPAGVFNMIQGVAETGRKLVLHENVDGILFTGSYEVGLKIKQETLTHYWKILALEMGGKNATMVWDDSDMDKAVYETIVGAFMTSGQRCACTSRVFVHERIADEFTERFYQAAKRLSIGHWSENPFMGPLINESSVEKYLRFQEIAKRENCESLMRGKALDLKWKGHFVTPSINLVQKYDPNSIYQKSEIFGPNVSITKVNDFDETLDMVNSTGFGLVAALFTKNRALYEKALLECKVGLLNWNRTTNGASSKLPFGGMGKSGNDRASAHFAIDYCAVPVASLEDPTPFDPTKTLTGMNYPTGDQR; encoded by the coding sequence ATGAGCACGGAACGCATGACCTACCTGGGCGATTTCATTGATGGAAGTTTTAACCCGGTCAAACAGGCCGAAGGTAAAATCGTCGATAAAAGCCCGGCCGATTTGAACGATATCGTCATCGAGGTTCCCTACAACGCGGACCACGTGGACGCGGCGGTGGCGGCGGCGAAGAAGGCGTATCTTCCCTGGGCGCGCCTGTCGATGGATGAACGTAAAAACCGCCTGATGAAACTGAAGGGCGTTTTTGAAGCGCATCAAGACGAACTGGCGATGGCGATCGCGCGCGACACCGGAAAACCCCTTTGGGAATCCAAAACGGAGGTCACGGCCTGCATCGGTAAAATCGACATCACCGTCAACCACTCGATCAAGCTGGTCGAAGCGGAGCATTTGCCGAACGCCCTTCCCGGTGTCGAGGGCGTGACGCGCTTCAAGCCGCGTGGGGTGATGGCGGTCATCGGTCCGTTCAACTTCCCCGCGCATTTGCCTAACGGTCACATCGTGCCCGCGCTCTTGATGGGGAACACGGTCGTTTACAAACCTTCCGAGCAGACGCCGGCGGTGGGTCAGCTTTACGCGAAGCTGTTCCAGCTCGCGGAGTTCCCGGCGGGCGTTTTCAACATGATTCAAGGCGTGGCGGAAACCGGGCGTAAGTTGGTGCTGCATGAAAACGTCGACGGGATCCTGTTCACCGGAAGTTACGAAGTCGGTCTGAAAATCAAGCAAGAGACCCTGACCCATTACTGGAAAATTCTCGCGCTCGAGATGGGTGGTAAGAACGCCACGATGGTGTGGGACGATTCGGACATGGATAAGGCCGTTTACGAAACGATCGTCGGCGCGTTCATGACCTCGGGGCAGCGCTGCGCCTGCACGAGCCGCGTTTTCGTGCACGAAAGAATCGCCGACGAATTCACCGAAAGATTCTACCAGGCGGCGAAACGTCTGAGCATCGGTCACTGGAGCGAAAATCCGTTCATGGGCCCGCTCATCAACGAATCCTCGGTCGAAAAGTATCTGCGTTTTCAAGAGATCGCGAAACGCGAAAACTGCGAAAGCCTGATGCGCGGGAAAGCGCTGGATCTGAAATGGAAAGGGCACTTCGTCACCCCGAGCATCAACCTGGTGCAGAAGTACGATCCGAATTCGATCTACCAGAAGTCCGAAATTTTCGGTCCGAACGTTTCGATCACGAAAGTGAACGACTTCGACGAGACTCTGGACATGGTGAACTCCACGGGCTTCGGCCTGGTGGCGGCGCTGTTCACGAAGAATCGCGCGCTTTACGAAAAGGCGTTGCTGGAGTGCAAAGTCGGCCTGCTGAACTGGAACCGCACCACGAACGGCGCGAGCTCGAAGCTCCCGTTCGGCGGCATGGGGAAATCCGGCAATGACCGCGCGTCGGCGCATTTCGCGATCGACTATTGCGCGGTGCCGGTCGCGAGCCTGGAAGATCCGACGCCGTTCGATCCGACCAAAACTTTGACCGGCATGAACTACCCCACCGGAGACCAGCGATGA
- a CDS encoding arginine N-succinyltransferase yields MTFLVREVRHDDLNQLVDLARQFALLNLPADKKVIAGKIDRSVKSFAGELPKHETEYLFVVEDTEEQIVVGSSLIMAKHGTEEIPHSYFKVLERNHSSRDLGIGFIHKVLRFQWDADGPTEIGGLLVDKMYRKRPEKLGKQISLSRFLYMGMHPERFEDRILCELTPPLTEEGRSEFWEALGRRFTGLPYQEADLISQGNKEFIRTLFPEEDIYMCLLDAKARLVLGRVGEQTKPAQHLLESIGFKYLEEVDPFDGGPHFGVSFKEALPIKLGQRFVLEGGIADSYPETGLLGYVGDEGFRAGLVTFDREGDSIFLSPKSQKTVGAEAGQEVFVSPFHYPRPHKEQT; encoded by the coding sequence ATGACATTTTTGGTTCGCGAAGTCCGACATGATGACCTGAATCAGCTCGTCGATCTGGCGCGCCAGTTCGCGCTTTTGAATCTGCCGGCCGATAAGAAGGTCATCGCGGGGAAAATCGATCGCAGCGTGAAATCCTTCGCGGGCGAGCTGCCGAAGCATGAAACCGAATACTTGTTCGTGGTGGAAGACACCGAGGAACAAATCGTCGTCGGATCTTCGCTCATCATGGCGAAACACGGAACCGAAGAGATTCCCCATAGCTACTTCAAGGTGCTGGAACGCAATCATTCCAGCCGCGACTTGGGAATCGGGTTCATCCACAAAGTGTTGCGCTTTCAGTGGGACGCGGATGGGCCGACGGAAATCGGTGGTCTGCTGGTCGACAAGATGTACCGCAAACGTCCCGAAAAATTGGGGAAACAGATCTCGTTGTCGCGTTTCTTGTACATGGGGATGCATCCCGAACGTTTCGAAGATCGAATCTTGTGCGAGCTGACGCCGCCTTTGACCGAAGAGGGGCGCAGCGAATTCTGGGAAGCCCTCGGTCGCCGTTTCACCGGCTTGCCGTACCAAGAGGCCGATCTCATCAGTCAGGGAAACAAAGAGTTCATCCGCACGCTGTTTCCGGAAGAAGACATCTACATGTGCCTGCTGGACGCGAAAGCGCGTTTGGTTCTGGGGCGTGTGGGCGAGCAAACCAAACCCGCGCAGCATCTTCTGGAGTCGATCGGCTTCAAATATCTGGAGGAAGTCGATCCCTTCGACGGCGGCCCGCACTTCGGGGTGTCGTTCAAAGAAGCGTTGCCGATCAAGTTGGGGCAGCGGTTCGTGCTGGAAGGCGGGATCGCCGATAGCTATCCCGAGACGGGTCTCTTGGGCTACGTCGGGGATGAGGGGTTTCGCGCGGGACTCGTCACCTTCGATCGCGAAGGCGACAGTATTTTCCTTTCTCCGAAATCACAAAAGACGGTCGGCGCCGAAGCCGGCCAAGAAGTTTTCGTTTCGCCGTTCCACTATCCGCGACCGCATAAGGAGCAAACATGA
- a CDS encoding M20/M25/M40 family metallo-hydrolase: MDFVELCRKLISLDTTPAHGNAEATRFLAELARARGFDVDVQEETQKETPQANLLIRLAGPRPDYELMLQTRLDTPDPGPFALWTKTGQNPFDAHIIEGEIWGLGAADCKLDAICKLEALTRFKAAHGGRVGSLPPVLVYTFGEETGMTGALKLIRKNKMNAKYAVIGEPSDLRLLTAGNGFAHVEIQLPFEEDEADYREDHNLRENSSTISKTFSGKSAHSANPERGESAVIKMLSYLSQLPEDLAIMEIDGGVNANTVPAQAFLEIDPFSGFRLPMAKKLNHVFAAVQRLESEFLFHRDLDFSPPHPTLNLGSVRTRDYGIEIMGTVRIPPGITNETYEAWMQKFRAECQRVGGDFRVSDYKRPYRTDANGNFTRTLRGIAKDQGLPVETGTHSSTNEASLFHRVGIECVSFGPGVREGNIHTPEERVRIDDLRRAVDFYDGLMARMSL; encoded by the coding sequence TTGGATTTTGTCGAGCTTTGCCGAAAGCTCATCTCTTTGGATACGACTCCCGCGCACGGTAACGCCGAAGCGACCCGCTTCTTGGCGGAGCTGGCGCGCGCGCGCGGTTTTGACGTCGACGTTCAGGAAGAGACGCAGAAAGAGACGCCCCAGGCGAATCTGCTGATTCGTCTGGCCGGTCCGCGTCCGGACTATGAACTCATGTTGCAGACGCGGCTCGATACGCCGGATCCGGGGCCTTTCGCGCTATGGACGAAGACGGGGCAGAATCCCTTCGACGCGCACATCATCGAGGGCGAAATCTGGGGTTTGGGCGCGGCCGATTGTAAGCTGGACGCCATTTGTAAGCTGGAAGCTTTGACCCGGTTCAAGGCCGCGCACGGCGGCCGGGTGGGCAGTTTGCCGCCGGTGCTGGTCTACACCTTCGGCGAAGAGACCGGGATGACCGGCGCGTTGAAGTTGATCCGCAAAAACAAAATGAACGCGAAATACGCGGTCATCGGCGAGCCCTCGGATCTGCGTCTGCTGACCGCGGGCAACGGTTTCGCGCACGTCGAGATCCAGCTGCCGTTCGAGGAGGACGAAGCGGACTATCGCGAGGATCACAACCTGCGCGAAAACTCCTCGACGATTTCGAAGACCTTTTCGGGGAAAAGCGCGCACTCCGCGAACCCCGAGCGCGGTGAAAGCGCGGTCATCAAGATGCTTTCGTACCTAAGCCAGCTTCCGGAAGATTTGGCGATCATGGAAATCGACGGGGGCGTGAACGCGAACACCGTACCGGCGCAGGCGTTCCTCGAGATCGATCCTTTCTCGGGCTTCCGACTGCCGATGGCGAAGAAGTTGAATCACGTTTTCGCGGCCGTGCAACGTCTGGAGAGTGAATTCCTGTTCCACCGGGACTTGGATTTCTCGCCGCCGCATCCGACCCTGAATTTGGGTTCGGTCCGCACGCGTGACTACGGGATCGAGATCATGGGGACGGTGCGCATTCCCCCGGGCATCACCAATGAAACATATGAAGCATGGATGCAGAAGTTTCGGGCCGAGTGCCAACGCGTGGGCGGTGACTTCCGCGTGTCGGATTACAAACGACCCTATCGCACCGATGCCAACGGAAATTTCACGCGCACGTTGCGGGGGATCGCCAAGGATCAGGGATTACCGGTGGAAACCGGCACGCATTCTTCGACGAATGAAGCGTCGCTCTTCCATCGCGTGGGCATTGAGTGCGTTTCGTTTGGTCCGGGCGTCCGAGAAGGCAATATCCATACTCCCGAGGAACGTGTTAGGATCGATGACCTGCGGCGGGCGGTGGATTTTTACGACGGCCTCATGGCCAGGATGAGTCTATGA
- a CDS encoding aminotransferase class III-fold pyridoxal phosphate-dependent enzyme: MAQNPSLIGHEIANSSTIEQQIQTLVKEVTRLEEPLKEVRAPLPAFVDAGKKEFDRAGAVRGRPLHYSYMGTGAGRGVFVELEDGSVKIDMINGIGIHLLGHAHPRVMAAGVRGALADIVNQGNLQPNKEYTRMLEKLVQLAGRKSRLKYGWLSTCGTMANESALKITRQKKTPARMMMSFQNAFAGRSTMMAELTDNPAYRVGLPEYNEVLRLPFYDKRDARSGEKTLTAMKEFVAKHENNISVFAFEPMLGEGGYRPAPREFFVPLLEFCREKKIPVWADEVQTFTRTGEFFAFETLGIGEYIDLCTIAKTAQVGATLYTEEMNPAPGLIAGTFSGSTAALASGLEILNIMEEGYMGPNGRVMQIHNKFVGMLNRLNETTCKGKLVDAEGMGLMIAVTPLDGKKETVDKLLKKMFTLGLIAFPCGKDPVRIRFLVPAVTQDHEIEMVGKIIEQTILEGV; the protein is encoded by the coding sequence ATGGCACAAAATCCGTCTTTGATCGGTCACGAAATCGCGAACTCTTCGACAATCGAACAACAGATCCAAACGCTGGTGAAAGAAGTCACGCGTCTGGAAGAGCCCCTGAAGGAAGTGCGCGCGCCCTTGCCCGCCTTCGTCGACGCCGGCAAAAAAGAGTTCGATCGCGCGGGCGCCGTTCGGGGTCGCCCCTTGCATTATTCTTATATGGGCACCGGCGCGGGCCGCGGTGTTTTCGTGGAGCTTGAAGACGGCAGCGTGAAGATCGACATGATCAACGGGATCGGCATCCACCTGCTCGGGCACGCGCATCCGCGCGTGATGGCGGCGGGAGTGCGCGGCGCGCTCGCGGACATCGTGAACCAAGGAAACCTGCAGCCGAACAAAGAGTACACGCGCATGCTCGAAAAGCTCGTGCAGCTCGCGGGTCGCAAAAGCCGCCTGAAGTACGGCTGGCTGTCGACCTGCGGAACGATGGCGAATGAAAGCGCGCTCAAAATTACGCGCCAAAAGAAAACCCCGGCGCGGATGATGATGAGTTTCCAGAACGCTTTCGCCGGCCGCTCGACGATGATGGCGGAATTGACGGACAACCCCGCTTACCGCGTGGGTCTTCCCGAATACAACGAGGTCCTGCGCCTGCCTTTCTACGATAAACGCGACGCGCGCTCGGGCGAGAAAACTTTGACCGCGATGAAAGAGTTCGTCGCGAAGCACGAGAACAACATCTCGGTGTTCGCGTTCGAGCCGATGTTGGGCGAGGGCGGTTACCGTCCGGCCCCGCGCGAGTTCTTCGTCCCGTTGCTCGAGTTCTGCCGCGAAAAGAAGATTCCCGTCTGGGCGGACGAAGTTCAGACCTTCACCCGCACCGGCGAGTTCTTCGCGTTCGAAACTCTGGGGATCGGCGAATACATCGACCTCTGCACGATCGCGAAGACCGCGCAGGTCGGCGCGACCCTTTACACCGAAGAAATGAATCCCGCGCCCGGCCTGATCGCGGGCACATTCTCGGGAAGCACGGCGGCCTTGGCCTCGGGTCTCGAGATTTTGAACATCATGGAAGAGGGCTACATGGGGCCGAACGGCCGCGTGATGCAGATCCACAATAAATTCGTCGGCATGCTGAACCGTCTGAACGAGACGACCTGCAAGGGCAAGCTCGTGGATGCGGAGGGCATGGGCCTGATGATCGCGGTCACTCCTCTCGACGGCAAAAAAGAGACCGTCGATAAACTTCTGAAGAAGATGTTCACTCTGGGCCTGATCGCGTTCCCTTGCGGAAAGGATCCCGTCCGGATTCGTTTCCTGGTGCCCGCGGTGACCCAGGATCACGAGATCGAGATGGTCGGTAAGATCATCGAGCAAACGATCCTCGAAGGGGTTTGA
- the bamD gene encoding outer membrane protein assembly factor BamD: MLRVIGRLCCALALVSVISCASEEKSSDTPEGAYAIAEEFAKDDRYEEAIRRFNDVKNKYPYSKFATMAELAVADTYFKQESYPEAQVSYQTFKELHPKHAQIDYVTYRLGLSFFEQLPETEDRDLSLAQSSIIYFDEVMSLYPNSPHAKEAQEKKTEVLKKLGAKEMYIADFYFKRKVYASALTRYEGLLRTYPNLGFDALALSRAAQSAAHAGELDRAKQLVARLKTQFAGSSELADAEKVLQSATK; this comes from the coding sequence ATGCTTCGAGTCATTGGTCGGTTGTGCTGCGCGCTCGCGCTGGTTTCGGTGATTTCCTGCGCGTCGGAGGAAAAGAGCTCCGACACGCCCGAAGGCGCTTACGCGATCGCGGAGGAATTCGCGAAAGACGACCGTTACGAAGAGGCGATCCGCCGCTTCAATGACGTGAAGAACAAATACCCCTACAGCAAGTTCGCCACCATGGCCGAACTGGCCGTCGCGGACACCTACTTCAAGCAAGAATCTTACCCCGAAGCGCAAGTGTCCTACCAAACCTTCAAAGAGCTGCACCCGAAGCACGCGCAAATCGATTACGTGACCTACCGCCTGGGCCTTAGCTTCTTCGAACAGTTGCCCGAGACCGAGGATCGCGACCTGAGCTTGGCCCAAAGCTCGATCATCTACTTCGACGAAGTGATGTCGCTCTACCCGAACTCGCCTCACGCCAAAGAGGCGCAAGAAAAGAAAACCGAAGTGCTGAAGAAACTCGGCGCAAAAGAGATGTACATTGCGGACTTCTATTTCAAACGGAAAGTCTACGCGAGCGCGCTCACGCGCTACGAGGGCCTTTTGCGCACGTACCCGAATTTGGGTTTCGATGCGTTGGCGCTTTCGCGCGCCGCCCAGTCGGCCGCGCACGCCGGCGAACTGGATCGCGCCAAACAATTGGTCGCTCGATTGAAGACCCAATTTGCGGGCTCGAGTGAGCTCGCCGACGCCGAAAAAGTTCTGCAATCCGCCACGAAATAG
- a CDS encoding tetratricopeptide repeat protein yields the protein MANVLHDDVLDEARREFINGNYKVAEPLLNQLILRNSRNPEIFQMLATIAYDKGQFNKAIKTFRRALEIDPTYTDASVGLSIILNDLGRYDEGKQVFEEAKGLLDKRKGQSDPWLEEKLASKHEELADLYFQYQRYNEALEQLLKALKLSSRKTEITMRVAECFVKLGDGERAIRELKTLIKDFPQYLPARVKLGLVYYNQNFIAEATEQWENVLYRDPQHAEAKKYLKMAQAAGITKMDLSP from the coding sequence ATGGCCAACGTACTTCATGATGATGTGCTCGATGAAGCGCGCCGCGAATTCATCAACGGCAACTACAAGGTGGCCGAGCCCCTCCTCAATCAGCTGATCTTACGAAACTCGCGTAATCCCGAGATCTTCCAGATGCTCGCGACCATCGCTTACGACAAAGGCCAGTTCAACAAGGCGATCAAAACCTTCCGTCGCGCCTTGGAAATCGATCCGACCTACACCGACGCAAGCGTGGGCCTCTCGATCATTCTGAACGACCTGGGCCGTTACGACGAAGGCAAACAAGTCTTCGAAGAGGCCAAAGGCCTGCTCGACAAACGCAAAGGCCAGTCCGACCCCTGGCTGGAAGAGAAGCTCGCCTCCAAACACGAAGAGCTCGCGGACCTGTACTTCCAATACCAGCGCTATAACGAAGCCCTCGAGCAACTCCTGAAGGCCTTGAAGCTGTCTTCGCGCAAAACCGAGATCACCATGCGCGTCGCGGAGTGCTTCGTGAAATTGGGCGACGGCGAGCGCGCGATTCGCGAACTCAAGACGCTGATCAAAGACTTCCCGCAGTATCTGCCCGCGCGCGTGAAGCTTGGACTCGTTTACTACAATCAGAACTTCATCGCCGAAGCGACCGAGCAGTGGGAAAACGTGCTCTACCGCGACCCCCAACATGCCGAGGCGAAAAAGTACCTGAAAATGGCGCAGGCCGCAGGCATCACGAAGATGGACCTGTCGCCTTGA
- a CDS encoding hypoxanthine phosphoribosyltransferase, which produces MSKLMDDLLPFLPHAEIQKLVKKLARQLEFDYEGREVIFICPLRGSIHLVADLMREVQLPQQVDFVYVQTIAKGGAIKMTKDITLNITGKHVIIVEEIIDSGRSLIFLRNRLLSSNPASLKILTLLDKPARRDLPIQADYIGKVIEDRYVVGYGMDSEELGRNYPDVYYLKN; this is translated from the coding sequence ATGTCGAAACTCATGGACGATCTGCTGCCGTTCCTGCCGCATGCGGAGATTCAAAAGCTCGTCAAAAAACTCGCGCGCCAACTGGAATTCGATTACGAAGGCCGCGAAGTCATCTTCATCTGCCCCCTGCGCGGATCGATTCACCTGGTTGCGGATCTGATGCGCGAAGTGCAACTCCCGCAGCAAGTCGATTTCGTCTACGTGCAAACGATCGCCAAAGGTGGCGCGATCAAGATGACGAAAGACATCACCCTGAATATCACGGGCAAACACGTCATCATCGTTGAAGAAATCATCGACAGCGGTCGTTCGCTGATTTTCTTGCGCAACCGTCTGCTGTCTTCGAATCCCGCTTCACTGAAGATCCTCACGCTTCTCGACAAACCCGCGCGTCGCGATTTGCCGATCCAAGCGGATTACATCGGTAAAGTGATCGAAGATCGCTACGTCGTGGGTTACGGTATGGACTCCGAAGAACTCGGTCGTAATTACCCCGACGTTTACTATCTCAAAAACTAA